Proteins encoded together in one Gigantopelta aegis isolate Gae_Host chromosome 8, Gae_host_genome, whole genome shotgun sequence window:
- the LOC121379124 gene encoding vesicular acetylcholine transporter-like, producing MGFVPEINERTAIMWDTFNKKIHEPKSQRKLVLVTVCIALLLDNMLYMVIVPIIPNYLRDLGSHHAVASYSVNSTNYTWIPYSTPAPMANGSAYNYTDYHERQGFRIPLPPPPVSYGNEGGAVGVLFASKAIIQLCVNPFTGTLIDRIGYDVPMMIGLIIMFMSTSVFAFGESYAVLFLARSLQGLGSAFADVAGLAMIADRFTEENERSKALGIAIAFISFGCLFAPPFGGILYQFAGKLVPFLILALACLIDGMLLLMVMKPVRLERSLIPKEERVKGTPIYRLLMDPYILCTAVALAMANVSLAFLEPTISLWMKDTMAADEWEIGFVWLPAFIPHVCGVYLTVKLAKNYPSYQWLMAMIGIAMEGSFCLICPFSQSFGIVIIPIMGICFGIALVDTALLPLLGHLVDVRHVSVYGSVYAIADISYSVAYAFGPIVAGSVVQSIGFTWLNVLIFLSNIVYAPALLFLRNIYKYKQFENEECDVVYDDPPNKQYNTYMQNGGVNGKPCHVEDSMKNHLETKQRLTSGEIDCYPPTDNLDFLYKNQNSFYQQ from the coding sequence ATGGGATTCGTTCCAGAAATCAACGAAAGGACTGCTATTATGTGGGATACTTTTAACAAGAAGATCCACGAGCCGAAGTCTCAGCGGAAGCTCGTGTTAGTGACCGTGTGCATCGCGCTACTACTGGACAACATGCTGTACATGGTGATCGTCCCCATTATCCCCAACTACCTCCGCGATTTGGGTTCTCACCACGCCGTCGCCAGCTACAGCGTCAACAGCACCAACTACACGTGGATACCGTACAGCACGCCGGCTCCAATGGCGAACGGTTCGGCGTATAACTACACGGATTACCACGAACGTCAAGGCTTCAGGATCCCACTGCCTCCTCCCCCGGTCTCGTACGGGAACGAAGGGGGAGCCGTGGGCGTGTTGTTCGCGTCCAAGGCCATCATCCAGCTGTGTGTGAACCCTTTCACGGGAACCCTGATCGATCGGATCGGTTACGACGTGCCCATGATGATCGGGCTCATCATCATGTTCATGTCGACGTCGGTGTTCGCGTTCGGAGAGAGCTACGCCGTGCTGTTTCTCGCCAGAAGTCTTCAAGGACTCGGATCTGCCTTCGCCGACGTCGCGGGACTTGCGATGATCGCCGATCGCTTCACGGAAGAAAACGAACGCTCGAAAGCGCTGGGCATAGCCATAGCGTTCATTTCGTTTGGATGTCTGTTCGCGCCACCATTCGGAGGAATTCTGTATCAGTTCGCTGGGAAGCTGGTTCCCTTCCTGATCCTGGCTCTGGCCTGTCTCATAGACGGGATGCTCCTGCTGATGGTGATGAAACCCGTGAGGCTGGAGCGATCGTTGATACCGAAGGAGGAGCGTGTTAAAGGAACGCCTATCTACCGACTGCTGATGGACCCGTACATCCTCTGCACTGCCGTTGCTCTGGCCATGGCCAACGTCTCTCTGGCTTTCCTGGAACCGACCATCTCGTTGTGGATGAAGGACACGATGGCAGCAGACGAGTGGGAGATCGGCTTCGTCTGGCTGCCGGCGTTCATCCCGCACGTCTGCGGCGTCTACCTGACCGTCAAGCTGGCCAAGAACTACCCGTCGTACCAGTGGCTCATGGCCATGATCGGGATCGCCATGGAGGGATCCTTCTGCTTGATCTGCCCCTTCTCCCAGTCGTTCGGCATCGTCATCATCCCCATCATGGGCATCTGTTTCGGAATCGCCCTCGTGGACACGGCGCTGCTGCCGCTGCTGGGCCACCTCGTCGACGTGAGGCACGTGTCCGTGTACGGCAGCGTCTACGCCATCGCCGACATATCGTATTCCGTGGCGTACGCGTTTGGACCCATCGTGGCCGGATCCGTCGTTCAGTCCATCGGATTCACCTGGCTTAATGTGTTGATATTCTTAAGCAATATTGTGTACGCCCCGGCGCTGTTGTTTCTAAGAAATATCTACAAGTACAAGCAGTTCGAAAACGAGGAGTGTGACGTAGTTTACGACGATCCGCCCAACAAACAATACAACACGTACATGCAAAACGGAGGCGTCAACGGTAAACCTTGCCATGTAGAGGATTCCATGAAAAACCATCTAGAAACCAAACAGCGACTCACCAGTGGGGAAATAGACTGCTACCCTCCGACGGATAACTTAGACTTTCTGTACAAAAATCAAAACTCGTTTTATCAACAATAA